In a single window of the Lebetimonas sp. JH292 genome:
- a CDS encoding type II secretion system F family protein, with translation MPFDEKIKIFKDIVFNKILRRKLNYPAYIGSIRQLSVLIKAGISLKDALEDISSHTKDSLISEIFAKAAEAIDSGKGLSEVFEEYENYVGGISVAMIRLGEQTGDLVAALESLAGIYENMYENRRKMIKALRYPVITLIAIAAAFTFSLCLPEYCFGRSMFYQITVFMCCLDLS, from the coding sequence ATGCCTTTTGATGAAAAAATAAAAATCTTCAAAGATATTGTTTTCAATAAAATTTTAAGAAGAAAATTAAATTATCCGGCTTACATAGGTTCAATAAGACAACTTTCTGTATTGATAAAAGCAGGGATTTCCCTTAAAGATGCCCTTGAAGATATATCCTCCCATACAAAAGATTCATTGATTTCTGAAATTTTTGCAAAAGCGGCAGAAGCCATAGACAGCGGTAAAGGGCTTTCAGAAGTATTTGAAGAATATGAAAATTATGTAGGTGGAATTTCCGTCGCTATGATAAGACTCGGTGAACAGACTGGAGATTTGGTGGCTGCCCTTGAATCTTTGGCCGGAATTTATGAAAATATGTATGAAAATAGAAGAAAAATGATAAAAGCCCTTCGTTATCCTGTTATTACCCTTATTGCAATAGCAGCAGCTTTTACATTTTCCCTTTGCCTACCAGAATATTGCTTTGGGCGGAGCATGTTTTATCAAATTACGGTTTTTATGTGCTGTTTGGATTTATCTTAA
- a CDS encoding AtpZ/AtpI family protein: MQKKGNLGKTVRGAEKLSLGISIVVAVLMGVGIGLWLKNTFHQIWLLWFGVFWGIAAAILNIKKEYDKLKREWDKIKNDPRYKNYKINKKKDEEDDYLEKFEK; encoded by the coding sequence ATGCAAAAAAAAGGAAATCTGGGAAAAACCGTAAGAGGTGCCGAAAAGCTTTCTTTGGGCATTTCTATAGTTGTTGCGGTATTAATGGGAGTTGGGATAGGATTATGGCTTAAAAACACTTTCCATCAAATATGGCTATTGTGGTTTGGTGTTTTTTGGGGAATTGCAGCCGCAATTTTAAATATAAAAAAAGAATATGACAAATTAAAAAGAGAATGGGATAAAATAAAAAACGACCCGAGATATAAAAATTACAAAATAAATAAAAAAAAAGATGAAGAGGATGATTATTTGGAAAAATTTGAAAAATAA
- a CDS encoding type II secretion system F family protein: MLFGFILILVLISFLYKTSIKYKYKVDKILLKTYLIKDVIEYATLTRVLNTLSSLIKSGIPLVDALKITEGIVENEIIKEKLREIIKGVNQGRSFAEMVSETNFVNYVALRMISAGEQSGELDNMLESAAKYYADKFQDIVDNMQALIEPIMLAVIGAMVLFLALGIFLPMWDLASAAKKGM, translated from the coding sequence GTGCTGTTTGGATTTATCTTAATTCTGGTTTTGATTTCATTTTTGTATAAAACATCAATTAAATATAAATATAAAGTTGATAAAATTTTATTAAAAACATATTTAATAAAAGATGTTATTGAATATGCAACTTTAACAAGGGTTCTTAATACTTTGTCGTCTTTAATCAAAAGCGGTATTCCTTTGGTTGATGCTTTGAAAATTACCGAAGGCATCGTCGAAAATGAAATTATAAAAGAAAAACTAAGAGAAATTATTAAAGGTGTTAATCAGGGAAGAAGTTTTGCCGAAATGGTAAGTGAAACCAATTTTGTAAATTATGTAGCTCTTAGGATGATAAGTGCCGGTGAACAATCAGGAGAACTTGATAATATGCTTGAAAGTGCCGCAAAATATTATGCAGATAAATTCCAGGATATTGTTGATAATATGCAGGCATTAATTGAGCCAATAATGTTGGCCGTAATAGGTGCAATGGTGCTTTTCCTGGCACTTGGAATATTTTTGCCTATGTGGGATTTGGCGAGTGCGGCAAAAAAGGGAATGTAA